A region from the Thermoplasmatales archaeon genome encodes:
- a CDS encoding galactarate dehydratase codes for MVSKFLVHANEDFVGVATYDIKKGEEVEGVFLSNGQKTSVKAIEDISLGHKIALRDIKNGDKILEYSEPVGKATKDIKKGEHVHIHNIKTMRWE; via the coding sequence ATGGTAAGCAAATTTTTGGTGCACGCCAATGAAGATTTTGTTGGCGTGGCAACATACGATATAAAAAAGGGGGAGGAAGTGGAAGGTGTCTTCCTGAGCAATGGCCAGAAGACATCTGTGAAAGCTATAGAGGATATTTCTCTTGGGCACAAGATCGCATTGCGCGACATAAAAAACGGCGACAAAATACTGGAATACAGTGAACCAGTCGGGAAAGCGACAAAGGACATAAAGAAAGGTGAACATGTGCATATACATAACATAAAGACAATGAGGTGGGAGTAA
- a CDS encoding galactarate dehydratase — MSTFRGYERENGRIGTRNHVLIIPLDDLSNSASVAVENNVFGTRAIPHPYGRLQFGRDLDLTFKTLSGMGRNPNVAGAVVIGIEDQWAQKIADSIAETGKRVEALSIEGNGDYRTIEKASRLAKGMVEEASDKRRKDFDVSNLVVSTKCGESDTTSGLASNPTVGVVFDRLVDEGATVIFGETSELTGAESYVAKKCATPELRKKFQRMFDEYQNDIVKEGADLLGSQPTKGNIKGGLSTIEEKAYGNIQKAGTKTIIDVLDYAEEPKKKGLNYMNTSSAAAEAVTLFSAAGAVVHLFTTGQGNIVGNPIEPVVKTTANPNTAKTMSEHIDLDISGLLRFEFDLKEAGNRLYDRMLRTASGTLTANEILKHHEFALTKLYISA, encoded by the coding sequence ATGTCAACATTTCGTGGATACGAAAGAGAAAATGGTCGAATTGGTACGAGGAATCATGTGCTAATAATCCCTCTAGACGATCTTTCAAATTCCGCCTCTGTGGCAGTGGAGAATAATGTGTTCGGGACAAGAGCGATACCTCACCCTTACGGGAGGCTTCAATTCGGCAGGGATCTCGATCTGACTTTCAAGACCCTTTCTGGAATGGGTCGTAATCCCAACGTGGCAGGCGCAGTTGTAATTGGAATTGAGGATCAGTGGGCACAGAAGATAGCAGACAGCATTGCCGAAACCGGGAAGAGAGTGGAGGCCCTCAGCATAGAGGGTAATGGTGACTATCGAACCATAGAGAAAGCTTCTAGATTGGCGAAGGGAATGGTGGAGGAAGCCAGCGACAAGAGACGAAAAGATTTTGACGTATCGAACCTGGTAGTGAGCACAAAGTGTGGGGAATCTGACACGACATCCGGCCTTGCATCAAACCCAACTGTGGGAGTAGTGTTTGACAGACTTGTTGACGAAGGTGCTACAGTTATATTTGGCGAAACATCAGAATTAACAGGGGCCGAGAGCTATGTCGCAAAAAAGTGTGCTACTCCTGAACTTAGAAAAAAATTTCAGAGGATGTTTGACGAGTACCAGAACGATATAGTTAAGGAGGGTGCAGATCTTCTGGGCTCGCAGCCGACAAAAGGGAACATAAAGGGTGGTCTGTCAACCATCGAGGAAAAGGCATACGGAAATATACAAAAGGCCGGAACAAAAACAATAATCGATGTCCTAGACTATGCAGAAGAGCCCAAGAAAAAGGGGCTGAATTACATGAATACATCTTCAGCAGCTGCAGAAGCAGTTACGCTATTTTCAGCAGCTGGAGCAGTTGTTCATCTCTTTACAACTGGGCAGGGAAACATAGTGGGCAATCCAATTGAACCGGTTGTAAAGACTACTGCAAACCCAAACACTGCGAAGACAATGAGCGAACACATAGACCTTGATATCTCAGGGCTGTTAAGATTTGAATTTGACCTGAAGGAAGCTGGAAACAGGCTCTACGATAGAATGCTGCGAACAGCTTCGGGAACGCTAACTGCAAACGAGATATTGAAGCATCACGAATTCGCCCTTACCAAGCTCTACATCTCAGCTTAA
- a CDS encoding transcriptional regulator NanR: protein MEPKEKLNELAYKHIFDGLLQGKFRPGTFLNIDDISENLKISKTPIREALLELEGEGLIIRNGRYYHIFSPSRKEIMDLYDVRRILEGEAAALAAGNPSPALITALDQTISRIEELSMVGEPDPILFADLSGKFHSIICTGSGNEFLSKIVGDIRLKLKIVRVTSFTSFNRRKEDLLEHKAVFNAIKSKNPSLAKELMIDHQSRVIEYVKRELLMQFYE, encoded by the coding sequence ATGGAGCCAAAAGAGAAACTTAATGAACTCGCATATAAGCATATTTTTGATGGTTTATTGCAGGGAAAATTCAGGCCTGGAACATTCCTTAACATAGATGATATCTCCGAAAACCTGAAAATCAGCAAAACCCCGATCAGGGAAGCACTTCTGGAGCTCGAAGGAGAAGGACTGATCATTAGAAATGGACGGTATTATCACATTTTCAGCCCCTCAAGGAAAGAGATCATGGATCTGTATGATGTAAGGAGGATTCTGGAAGGCGAAGCTGCAGCCCTGGCTGCCGGGAATCCATCTCCCGCACTGATCACTGCACTGGATCAGACCATAAGCCGAATAGAGGAGCTATCCATGGTAGGAGAACCAGACCCGATCCTGTTCGCAGACCTTAGCGGCAAGTTTCACTCCATCATCTGTACAGGTTCTGGAAATGAATTCCTGTCAAAAATTGTGGGCGATATTAGATTGAAGCTTAAGATAGTGAGAGTAACGTCATTCACAAGTTTCAATAGGAGGAAAGAAGACCTGCTGGAGCATAAAGCAGTCTTCAACGCGATAAAGAGCAAGAATCCATCACTGGCAAAGGAACTTATGATCGATCACCAGAGCAGGGTTATAGAGTACGTGAAGAGGGAATTACTCATGCAGTTCTACGAGTGA
- a CDS encoding galactonate dehydratase, giving the protein MLKSVEAIKASIPLNKTNPEQMWIQEWGNQLFVKIRNGNGTVGWGEILTAAGNSREPYIALLNILTDYLTSADENNIREVWNNMRKMTFSGGYGITTGSISGVDIALWDMLTKESGSSLARILGKRRSSVERYASLSRYSEPSVATKAVGNLISDGYKSIKLHQTWFDTLETVKSIRDELGYDFDLMVDMNCSMDFETAREFMIKSARYELKWVEEPMWPPDDFDSLRKLNTIGPVAAGENFFSIFDFKRLLENDCLSYYQPDVTKIGGVTPFIELMGLMRANNATLAFHNRPHNGWIGILASANLGCSYDGKTLVETPPNEIPKFFSFTGTIDKNTLSPGGKGLGIEPTENIPISDSTRMLRFH; this is encoded by the coding sequence ATGTTAAAAAGTGTAGAAGCGATAAAAGCATCCATCCCACTGAATAAGACCAACCCGGAACAGATGTGGATTCAGGAATGGGGTAATCAGCTATTTGTGAAGATAAGGAATGGTAATGGGACGGTAGGGTGGGGAGAGATACTGACAGCAGCCGGAAACTCCAGGGAACCATATATTGCACTGTTGAACATACTTACAGATTATCTAACCTCCGCGGATGAGAATAATATCAGGGAAGTGTGGAATAACATGAGGAAAATGACCTTTTCAGGCGGTTACGGCATTACTACAGGTTCTATTTCAGGTGTTGATATTGCCCTGTGGGATATGCTGACAAAAGAGTCCGGTTCCTCACTTGCAAGAATACTGGGAAAAAGAAGGTCATCTGTTGAACGATATGCATCTCTCTCACGGTATTCGGAACCCTCCGTTGCAACAAAAGCAGTGGGAAATTTGATCTCAGACGGTTATAAGTCGATAAAACTGCACCAGACGTGGTTTGACACACTTGAAACAGTGAAAAGCATAAGGGATGAACTGGGATATGATTTCGACCTCATGGTTGACATGAACTGCTCAATGGACTTTGAGACAGCAAGAGAATTCATGATCAAGTCCGCGAGGTACGAACTTAAGTGGGTTGAGGAGCCAATGTGGCCTCCTGATGATTTTGATTCGCTCAGGAAACTAAATACGATTGGTCCGGTTGCTGCTGGAGAGAACTTCTTCAGCATATTTGATTTCAAGAGATTACTGGAAAATGATTGCTTGAGCTATTATCAGCCCGATGTTACAAAGATCGGCGGGGTAACCCCATTCATAGAGTTGATGGGCCTAATGAGGGCAAATAACGCGACGCTAGCCTTTCACAACAGACCGCACAATGGATGGATAGGAATCCTGGCCAGTGCAAACCTTGGCTGCTCATATGATGGAAAGACTTTGGTAGAAACTCCACCAAATGAGATACCGAAGTTTTTCTCTTTCACCGGAACTATTGACAAGAACACGCTTTCGCCTGGAGGTAAGGGCCTAGGTATAGAGCCAACCGAGAACATACCAATATCCGACAGTACACGGATGCTAAGGTTTCACTAA
- a CDS encoding 3-methyl-adenine DNA glycosylase I, with the protein MEHRVRCDWVPENDSLYIRYHDEEWGVPVHDDRSLFEFLILEGTQAGLSWKTILHKRENFRKAYDNFDPVKIAEYDEIKVASLVSDKGIIRNHLKINSAIQNARAFLTVKEEYGSFDSYIWKFTENAQITNNWLNIKQIPTRTAESDEMSRDLSRRGFKFVGPTICYSFMEATGMVNDHLRSCFRHEEISGLSGRRADLSL; encoded by the coding sequence ATGGAACACAGGGTAAGGTGTGACTGGGTGCCGGAGAACGATTCTCTATACATCAGGTATCATGACGAGGAGTGGGGTGTACCGGTGCACGATGACAGAAGCCTGTTTGAGTTTCTGATACTCGAGGGCACACAGGCAGGGTTATCGTGGAAGACCATATTGCATAAGAGGGAAAATTTCAGGAAAGCGTATGACAACTTCGACCCGGTAAAGATAGCGGAATACGATGAAATCAAGGTAGCTTCGCTCGTTTCTGATAAGGGCATAATACGTAACCACCTCAAGATAAACTCAGCGATCCAGAACGCCAGAGCTTTCCTGACAGTGAAAGAAGAGTATGGATCTTTCGACTCATATATCTGGAAATTCACCGAAAATGCCCAGATTACCAACAATTGGCTAAACATAAAACAGATTCCAACCAGAACCGCTGAGTCTGACGAAATGAGCAGGGACCTTTCAAGACGTGGGTTTAAGTTTGTTGGACCAACGATTTGCTATTCATTCATGGAGGCGACTGGGATGGTGAATGACCACCTGAGAAGCTGTTTCAGGCATGAAGAGATTTCAGGACTTTCTGGACGCCGGGCTGATCTTTCACTTTAA
- the acsA_3 gene encoding Acetyl-coenzyme A synthetase — MEEDTGKVNVTLPVDEYVSHQRGLYEAMHRRSLESPDEFWNEHAGIVDWYGKWDRVLDDSDAPFYRWFLNGKINVSYNALDRHVKSHRRNKAAFIWVGESGAEKIVTYHGLLKRVNAFAKALIDAGIKKGDRIAIYLPMIIEAPVAMLAAARIGAPFTLVFSGFGANSLAERIRDCGAKVVVTADGGNRAGKVIDLKRIVDEAVEQTSTVSEIIVVRNTGNPVEMVEGRDFWYDEVTKEQNVYVEPEKMDSNDPLYILYTSGTTGKPKGVVHGNGGYSVWIANTLKWAFNPQEDDRWWCAADIGWVTGHSYIVFAPLILGLTSIMYEGAITYPEPDRMWDIVEKYGVNLLYTSPTAIRLLMRYGDAYPAKHDLSSLRVLGTVGEPINPAAWHWYFRIIGRSRCPIVDTYWQTETGGFIISPAIELGLGTLKPGSATFPLPGIDPVILDEDGNEVHANQRGFLAIRKPWPGMMMSLNNDRERYKSAYFSRYPGKYFNGDYAMKDSDGYYWLLGRSDEVMKVSGHRIGTIEIEDALVSFPEIAEAAVFGKPDDVKGEGIVAFIIPKHGVTPGRELTEKLKKGIRETMGPILIPDEIHYVHMVPKTRSGKIMRRVLKAVYSNQLPGDISTLENEASVNEIKDAIEALRKEVVR, encoded by the coding sequence ATGGAAGAAGACACGGGCAAGGTAAATGTTACTCTACCTGTAGATGAGTACGTATCTCATCAGAGGGGATTATATGAAGCAATGCACAGGAGATCACTTGAAAGTCCCGATGAATTCTGGAACGAACACGCAGGTATAGTTGATTGGTATGGCAAGTGGGACAGAGTTCTTGACGATTCAGATGCCCCATTTTACAGGTGGTTTCTCAACGGAAAGATAAACGTTTCATACAATGCGCTTGACCGACATGTTAAGAGCCACCGCAGGAACAAGGCTGCATTCATCTGGGTTGGCGAATCCGGAGCCGAGAAGATTGTGACATATCACGGGCTCCTGAAAAGGGTGAACGCGTTCGCAAAGGCATTGATTGACGCGGGTATAAAGAAAGGAGATCGCATTGCAATTTACCTCCCAATGATAATTGAAGCACCAGTAGCCATGCTGGCAGCTGCAAGAATAGGAGCACCATTCACCCTTGTTTTTTCAGGTTTTGGGGCAAATTCCCTTGCGGAACGCATTCGCGACTGCGGAGCAAAGGTGGTCGTAACAGCCGATGGTGGAAACAGAGCCGGGAAGGTCATAGATCTTAAGAGAATTGTTGACGAGGCAGTGGAACAGACTTCAACGGTCTCCGAGATAATCGTGGTTAGAAATACCGGAAATCCTGTTGAAATGGTTGAAGGCAGGGATTTCTGGTATGATGAGGTTACAAAAGAGCAGAACGTTTACGTAGAACCAGAGAAAATGGATTCAAATGATCCTCTTTACATCCTCTATACTTCAGGAACGACAGGCAAGCCGAAAGGCGTTGTACACGGAAATGGAGGATACAGCGTATGGATTGCGAACACGCTAAAGTGGGCATTCAATCCGCAGGAAGACGACAGATGGTGGTGTGCGGCCGATATAGGGTGGGTAACAGGGCACAGTTACATAGTATTCGCACCGCTGATACTCGGACTGACATCCATAATGTATGAAGGAGCCATAACATATCCAGAACCTGACAGGATGTGGGATATTGTTGAAAAGTACGGCGTGAATCTCCTATATACGTCCCCAACCGCGATTCGACTCCTCATGAGGTACGGAGATGCGTATCCAGCCAAGCATGATCTAAGCAGCCTGCGCGTGCTCGGCACTGTCGGAGAGCCAATTAACCCTGCAGCCTGGCACTGGTATTTCAGGATAATTGGCAGGTCCAGATGCCCCATTGTTGATACCTACTGGCAGACAGAGACAGGCGGATTCATAATTTCTCCTGCCATCGAACTTGGACTTGGAACACTGAAGCCAGGTTCTGCTACTTTTCCGCTCCCCGGGATTGACCCTGTTATTCTTGATGAGGACGGAAATGAAGTGCATGCCAATCAGAGAGGTTTCCTCGCAATCCGGAAACCGTGGCCCGGAATGATGATGTCATTGAATAATGACCGTGAGCGATACAAGAGTGCCTATTTCTCAAGATATCCTGGAAAATATTTCAACGGTGACTACGCGATGAAAGACTCAGATGGGTACTACTGGCTCCTTGGCCGATCCGACGAAGTAATGAAGGTTTCCGGGCATAGAATAGGAACCATTGAAATAGAGGATGCGCTTGTCTCATTCCCGGAGATAGCTGAAGCGGCAGTTTTCGGCAAACCGGATGATGTAAAGGGTGAGGGAATTGTCGCATTTATCATTCCAAAGCATGGAGTTACACCAGGGAGAGAACTCACCGAGAAGCTGAAGAAAGGTATCAGGGAGACAATGGGACCAATCCTGATTCCGGATGAAATCCACTACGTTCACATGGTTCCAAAGACAAGAAGCGGCAAGATAATGAGGAGAGTCCTGAAAGCCGTGTATTCTAATCAATTGCCGGGAGATATCAGCACACTTGAGAACGAAGCCTCTGTTAACGAGATCAAAGATGCAATAGAAGCCCTCCGGAAGGAAGTTGTAAGATGA
- a CDS encoding ubiquinone/menaquinone biosynthesis methyltransferase: MNPDYNGKELYAEGEEKFGSLGAKFYGITRAIPTLRKFYNFVLNDLTSCDFGSVLDIGSGTGFLLLSLAGTTENFRGLGIDPSTQMVTKATNKSKKLNLEDRISFKNGSSRSIPGDSKFDLAYSSLSFHHWKDREDSIKNIMERVNIGGSLIFYEITDDGSFNRKFVRSHLMSRQKFEEISTRLGLAVDIKEQNGYIRAKFKK, translated from the coding sequence ATGAATCCTGATTATAACGGAAAAGAATTGTATGCTGAGGGAGAAGAAAAATTTGGAAGCCTGGGCGCTAAATTTTATGGAATCACCAGGGCTATTCCCACCCTCAGGAAGTTTTACAACTTTGTTCTAAATGACCTCACCTCCTGTGACTTTGGAAGTGTTCTAGACATAGGCTCTGGAACAGGTTTCCTGCTTCTTTCCCTTGCGGGAACAACTGAGAACTTCCGGGGACTTGGTATAGATCCGTCTACCCAGATGGTTACAAAGGCAACAAATAAGAGTAAAAAGCTTAACCTGGAGGACAGGATTTCTTTCAAGAACGGGAGCAGCAGGTCAATACCGGGAGACTCTAAATTTGACCTTGCATATTCGAGCCTCTCTTTTCATCACTGGAAAGACAGGGAGGATTCCATAAAAAACATAATGGAAAGAGTAAACATAGGAGGGAGCCTCATATTCTACGAGATCACCGATGACGGCAGTTTCAACAGGAAATTTGTGAGATCACACCTTATGAGCCGGCAGAAATTTGAGGAAATATCTACAAGACTTGGTCTGGCAGTTGACATTAAGGAGCAGAACGGCTACATAAGGGCTAAATTCAAGAAATAG
- the copB_3 gene encoding putative copper-exporting P-type ATPase B: MSKDQSSEAADVIDFKPDINNGLTSDEVEKLRKKYGYNEIPEKKESPFLSLGKKFWGTTAWMLEVTAALTFVLQKYIDFYIIAALLIVNAVISFFQEERASKAVSILKQSLQVKCRVLRGGKWIIEDARALVPGDVIRIRSGDLVPADSILVDGYLDVDQSVLTGESISVERKNGEKVFSGSIIKKGESTAMVIATGAATYFGKTAELVQTASPKLHINEVVSGVLKWLLAIAITLVIVSLIIWIIRGLNVIAILPLLLVLLIAAIPVALPAMFTVSMALGSMDLVKKGIVVTRLSSIEDAASMDILCTDKTGTITQNRLTVASVIPLDGYSEDQIIMYGAMASSDANNDAIDSAFLQEYRKRKLPEFSVEKFVPFDPSTRRTESDSVIDGRRLHIMKGAVKTIASLVQDNSNDAEKRMADLAVKGYRTIAVSIASAEKKAEIAGFVALYDPPRKDSRALISELKDLGINVKMLTGDSEEIAMETARQVGLGLSITPVHNDISPDTIEKSDGFSEIYPEDKYQIVKALQEKHHVTGMTGDGVNDAPALKEAEVGIAVSTSTDVAKAAASAVLTKEGLENIVDLIKDGRAIYQRVVTWVLNKITRTIEIVVFVSLAFLILGSYIVSAFDIVLTLFLIDFVTISLSTDNVRWSKKPESWDITSLVKVAAVIGAMMIAESFLWLFIGMKYLSVGNQVPMYSFSFGILLYFGIFTTFVTRERKHFWSSMPGKPLFIALIVDIFVVLAIETFGIPGVAAMPIWITLLTLSFTALVSLIVNDGIKSILLRTVKIV, translated from the coding sequence TTGTCAAAAGATCAGTCTTCAGAGGCAGCAGATGTGATCGATTTCAAGCCGGACATCAATAATGGGCTTACATCAGATGAGGTTGAGAAGCTTAGGAAAAAATACGGGTATAACGAAATCCCGGAAAAGAAGGAAAGCCCCTTTCTCTCCCTCGGCAAGAAATTCTGGGGCACAACCGCATGGATGCTTGAGGTAACCGCTGCACTGACATTTGTATTGCAGAAATACATCGATTTCTACATAATTGCTGCTCTGCTTATTGTTAATGCTGTAATAAGCTTCTTCCAGGAGGAGCGTGCATCAAAGGCAGTAAGCATATTGAAGCAGAGCCTTCAGGTGAAATGCCGGGTTCTCAGGGGCGGCAAATGGATCATTGAGGACGCAAGGGCACTTGTTCCTGGAGACGTGATACGCATACGATCCGGGGATCTTGTTCCTGCCGACTCTATCCTCGTTGACGGCTATCTGGACGTAGACCAGTCTGTTTTGACAGGTGAGTCCATTTCTGTAGAAAGGAAGAATGGAGAGAAGGTGTTTTCCGGATCAATAATCAAAAAGGGCGAAAGCACGGCGATGGTTATTGCTACTGGAGCTGCTACATATTTTGGAAAAACTGCCGAACTCGTCCAGACGGCATCCCCAAAACTGCACATAAATGAAGTTGTTTCCGGAGTGCTAAAATGGCTTCTCGCTATTGCCATTACGCTGGTTATAGTTTCTCTCATAATATGGATTATAAGAGGACTCAATGTCATTGCCATACTCCCGCTCCTCCTGGTGCTCCTTATAGCTGCCATCCCTGTGGCCCTTCCTGCAATGTTCACAGTCAGTATGGCGCTTGGCTCCATGGATCTGGTCAAGAAGGGGATAGTGGTCACCCGGCTCAGCTCGATTGAGGATGCAGCAAGCATGGATATCCTCTGCACCGACAAGACGGGCACAATAACACAGAACAGGTTAACAGTCGCTTCAGTCATACCTCTGGATGGATACAGCGAAGACCAGATAATCATGTATGGCGCCATGGCTTCGTCTGACGCAAATAATGATGCTATAGATTCCGCGTTCCTTCAGGAATACAGGAAGAGAAAATTACCCGAATTCTCTGTGGAGAAGTTCGTTCCCTTCGATCCGTCCACTAGGAGAACGGAATCAGACTCTGTCATTGACGGCAGAAGACTCCACATAATGAAAGGTGCAGTCAAGACCATTGCTTCGCTGGTCCAGGACAACAGCAACGATGCAGAGAAAAGGATGGCGGACCTTGCTGTCAAAGGATACAGGACAATAGCCGTGTCCATCGCGTCGGCAGAAAAAAAAGCGGAAATTGCGGGTTTTGTGGCACTGTATGATCCCCCTAGGAAGGATTCCAGGGCCCTCATAAGCGAGCTGAAGGATCTTGGAATCAATGTGAAAATGCTTACCGGGGATTCCGAGGAGATAGCGATGGAAACCGCACGGCAGGTAGGGCTGGGGCTTTCAATCACTCCGGTGCATAATGACATTTCTCCGGATACCATTGAAAAGAGCGACGGTTTTTCTGAGATTTATCCCGAGGACAAGTACCAGATAGTCAAGGCGCTGCAGGAGAAGCACCACGTCACCGGGATGACGGGAGACGGAGTAAACGACGCACCTGCTCTCAAGGAGGCGGAGGTGGGCATTGCTGTCAGCACATCTACTGATGTTGCCAAGGCAGCTGCAAGTGCTGTACTGACAAAAGAAGGGCTGGAAAACATCGTGGATCTCATAAAGGATGGCAGAGCCATATACCAGCGGGTTGTCACATGGGTTCTTAATAAGATCACGAGAACCATAGAAATAGTAGTCTTTGTGTCCCTTGCCTTCCTCATTCTTGGGAGCTATATAGTCAGCGCATTTGACATCGTACTGACACTTTTCCTGATAGATTTTGTCACAATATCACTGTCAACAGACAACGTGAGGTGGTCGAAAAAACCGGAATCTTGGGATATTACTTCATTGGTCAAGGTGGCAGCTGTTATTGGAGCCATGATGATCGCTGAGTCATTTTTATGGCTGTTCATTGGGATGAAATACTTGTCCGTTGGAAATCAGGTGCCCATGTATTCCTTTTCCTTTGGTATACTGCTCTATTTCGGAATATTCACAACGTTTGTGACCAGAGAAAGAAAGCATTTCTGGTCATCCATGCCCGGAAAGCCTCTTTTCATTGCGCTCATTGTTGATATTTTTGTGGTCTTAGCAATAGAAACCTTTGGAATTCCCGGCGTTGCTGCAATGCCTATATGGATCACGCTGCTCACACTTTCATTCACCGCGCTTGTGTCGCTAATTGTCAATGACGGCATAAAGTCGATCCTGCTCAGGACAGTTAAGATTGTATAA
- a CDS encoding universal stress protein F, translating into MDSKDKISSILLATDFSPEAERAYRFAKNILVPHDDARFYIITVVKPVYAPMGDLTGATEVLLDENSDIIKETKERIKKLVDEVKKAGITNCEGIIKYGDPVSSILEVAEKLMPDMIVMGNRKPGFKKGILFGSVSQRVSANSPVSVLIVR; encoded by the coding sequence ATGGATTCAAAAGATAAAATAAGTTCAATACTGCTTGCCACGGATTTTTCTCCTGAGGCAGAGAGGGCTTACAGATTTGCCAAAAACATACTGGTACCGCATGACGACGCCAGGTTCTACATAATCACTGTCGTCAAGCCCGTATATGCTCCGATGGGTGACCTGACCGGAGCCACGGAAGTTCTTCTCGATGAGAACTCCGACATCATAAAGGAAACCAAGGAGAGAATTAAAAAATTGGTCGATGAAGTAAAGAAGGCAGGAATAACAAACTGTGAGGGGATAATAAAATACGGAGACCCTGTGAGTAGCATACTGGAAGTGGCAGAGAAACTTATGCCTGACATGATCGTCATGGGCAACAGAAAACCTGGATTCAAGAAAGGCATACTCTTCGGGTCTGTGTCCCAGAGAGTGTCTGCAAACTCACCAGTTTCAGTACTGATAGTTCGCTGA
- a CDS encoding Major Facilitator Superfamily protein encodes MFTESPEKINRSFKFLLLSRAARSMALIFVTLSLSLYLNILGYSLVFIGILYLVIVLFNMIFALVLGMLGDRIGYAKSLIIGELLPLIAILGLALSSNIYVISVSAIIGGITGTAGGMRGAFSPGMTAYVASSWPEEHDRVGRLARINVVASVFSIFGGFFLIFHGYLSPIYGNVLAFRLLFAVSFFILLVSFISLMLLKERKRPTKTTHVMKKESFRYMMRLVLPNIINGAGIGMALPLLPLWFELRYGVSVSYVGEIFTLAYAATALGSYLSGKFLNSTHVRAITVSSIARTFQGLLLVIVAFSPFVVLAFSLYAVRSAVAGLGAPMRSAISVRGIGNEDYGAASSIQGLSTRGSQMTSGASGYLMDAYFPLPLVLGGTLQVAGAFVYYRLIRSWEKRREIKVT; translated from the coding sequence ATGTTTACAGAGTCGCCAGAGAAAATCAACCGATCATTCAAGTTCCTACTTCTTTCAAGAGCCGCCAGGAGCATGGCCTTGATCTTCGTAACACTCTCCCTTTCCCTATACCTGAACATACTAGGGTACAGCCTCGTCTTCATAGGAATCCTCTATCTTGTGATAGTATTATTTAACATGATTTTCGCCCTGGTTCTCGGGATGCTCGGAGACCGTATAGGATATGCAAAGTCGCTTATAATCGGTGAACTCTTGCCGCTTATTGCCATTCTCGGTCTCGCCCTGTCCTCGAATATATACGTGATATCCGTTTCAGCAATTATAGGTGGAATCACCGGAACAGCGGGCGGAATGCGAGGAGCTTTTTCTCCGGGAATGACTGCCTATGTTGCTAGCAGCTGGCCGGAGGAACATGACAGGGTTGGACGGCTGGCCAGGATAAATGTTGTGGCATCTGTCTTCTCAATATTTGGCGGGTTCTTCCTGATTTTTCATGGATATCTCAGTCCCATCTATGGAAACGTTCTAGCCTTCAGACTCCTCTTTGCAGTTTCTTTTTTCATATTGCTTGTCTCCTTTATCTCTCTAATGCTCCTTAAGGAGAGAAAGAGACCAACGAAGACAACCCATGTAATGAAAAAGGAAAGTTTTCGTTACATGATGAGGCTTGTGCTGCCTAACATAATAAACGGTGCTGGTATAGGAATGGCACTTCCTCTCCTCCCGTTGTGGTTCGAACTGCGATACGGCGTAAGTGTATCGTATGTTGGCGAGATATTCACCCTAGCGTATGCGGCAACTGCGCTTGGTTCGTATCTTTCCGGAAAATTCCTGAATTCTACCCACGTGCGCGCAATAACTGTTTCATCCATAGCTAGGACATTCCAGGGGCTGTTGCTTGTTATAGTGGCATTTTCTCCCTTTGTTGTCCTGGCTTTTTCACTCTATGCCGTAAGGAGTGCAGTTGCGGGACTTGGGGCACCTATGAGGAGCGCAATTAGCGTCAGGGGGATTGGAAATGAGGATTATGGTGCTGCATCCAGCATACAGGGGTTAAGCACCAGAGGATCGCAGATGACATCAGGTGCCAGTGGCTACCTGATGGATGCTTATTTCCCTCTTCCTCTTGTCCTGGGTGGGACTCTGCAGGTCGCTGGAGCTTTCGTATATTACCGGTTGATAAGGAGCTGGGAAAAGAGGCGTGAAATAAAAGTAACCTGA